A DNA window from Candidatus Protochlamydia naegleriophila contains the following coding sequences:
- a CDS encoding alpha/beta hydrolase: MRVLFAFFIVLSCYIMLLLGLFLKQRELLYFPSQLLPSPAEAGVAEMRVVSLKTSDGLTLKAWYRRAQTAGYPTILYLHGNAGHIGNRGRSVKPFLNEGYGVLLVTYRGYSQNPGEPYEEGFYRDGRAALKFLNDLGIDDQHIILYGESIGTAVAIQLASEYQVAALILQSPFSSLADVAQFHYPYLPVRWLLKDRFDSIQKITRIQAPTLAIYAENDEIIPPSLSKQLIGMLKTNKQILSIPNVAHNDLESDLAVPFIRQYVNSQRPLR; the protein is encoded by the coding sequence ATGAGAGTATTATTCGCATTTTTTATCGTTCTATCATGCTATATCATGCTTTTGCTTGGACTCTTTCTTAAACAGAGAGAGCTTCTTTATTTCCCAAGTCAATTGTTACCAAGTCCGGCCGAAGCGGGAGTGGCTGAAATGAGAGTGGTTTCATTAAAGACGAGTGATGGATTGACTCTTAAGGCTTGGTACCGCCGCGCCCAAACAGCCGGATACCCGACGATTCTCTACTTACATGGAAATGCCGGCCACATTGGTAATCGAGGCCGAAGCGTCAAACCTTTCTTGAATGAGGGATATGGCGTGTTGCTTGTCACTTACCGCGGCTATAGCCAAAATCCAGGCGAGCCTTATGAAGAGGGATTCTATCGAGATGGCCGAGCGGCGCTCAAGTTTCTAAACGACCTTGGGATCGACGATCAACACATCATTCTTTACGGAGAATCAATTGGAACGGCCGTTGCCATTCAGCTGGCTTCTGAATATCAAGTAGCTGCTCTGATTTTACAGTCTCCTTTTTCTTCCCTGGCCGATGTGGCGCAGTTTCATTATCCTTACTTGCCGGTCAGGTGGTTACTCAAGGATCGGTTTGATTCAATCCAAAAAATCACGCGCATCCAGGCTCCCACATTAGCGATCTATGCAGAAAATGATGAAATCATTCCTCCTTCTCTCTCAAAGCAATTGATTGGAATGCTCAAGACAAACAAACAGATCCTATCAATTCCCAACGTAGCCCATAATGACCTCGAGTCAGATCTTGCAGTGCCCTTCATCAGGCAATATGTGAACAGTCAAAGACCACTTCGCTAA